The proteins below come from a single Oxobacter pfennigii genomic window:
- a CDS encoding nitroreductase family protein, whose product MKMKKFLAATLAIIMAMGVLGGCGNAPTAELDKVNAELTAVKAELEAAKVFDASKFPKWFEEEGTWRTVENANTANNHPGGFIKDASGKPSEENLKAMLHMASLAVTSGGKSDWYMVAVTDPDEQKVIIGDKYGEATSDGTVTVLVFGERLLRPDVRTDESNTYQPDRGYYDAGIVTGYLNVAAISLGYGTHMFMTPALPGVNGFNDGDIGLDAKKYLEGTKYYMASTHESFSTENMKFVCAVVIGTLDEKVESGVTQKEFPDNWIIWNK is encoded by the coding sequence ATGAAAATGAAGAAGTTTTTAGCTGCAACTCTGGCAATCATTATGGCTATGGGCGTATTGGGCGGCTGTGGAAATGCTCCCACGGCAGAGTTGGACAAGGTTAATGCTGAACTGACGGCGGTAAAAGCTGAACTGGAAGCAGCAAAAGTATTTGATGCATCAAAATTCCCAAAATGGTTTGAGGAAGAAGGTACTTGGAGGACTGTAGAGAATGCCAATACCGCAAATAACCATCCGGGAGGATTTATTAAAGACGCATCAGGTAAACCTTCGGAAGAAAATTTGAAAGCTATGCTGCATATGGCATCCCTGGCTGTAACCTCCGGCGGAAAATCTGACTGGTACATGGTCGCCGTAACTGACCCTGATGAACAAAAGGTAATTATCGGGGATAAATACGGTGAGGCTACTTCAGACGGAACTGTTACCGTGCTTGTTTTCGGAGAAAGACTGCTTCGTCCTGATGTCAGAACAGATGAATCCAATACCTATCAGCCTGACCGCGGATATTACGACGCAGGTATAGTTACAGGATACCTGAACGTGGCTGCCATCAGTCTCGGATATGGAACCCACATGTTCATGACGCCTGCTCTTCCGGGAGTTAACGGATTCAACGATGGGGATATAGGCCTTGATGCTAAAAAATACCTTGAAGGAACAAAATATTACATGGCCAGCACCCATGAATCCTTCAGCACTGAAAATATGAAATTTGTGTGCGCCGTAGTAATAGGTACCCTGGATGAGAAAGTTGAATCCGGAGTAACTCAAAAGGAATTCCCGGACAACTGGATTATCTGGAATAAATAA
- a CDS encoding DUF2292 domain-containing protein yields MAEVGQEMEVTQKEKKLIELIRALQYGEITIMVVDKQPMEVEEVRKSTRF; encoded by the coding sequence GTGGCTGAAGTCGGTCAGGAAATGGAGGTTACACAAAAGGAAAAAAAACTCATCGAGCTTATACGGGCCCTTCAATATGGTGAGATAACCATAATGGTGGTGGACAAGCAGCCTATGGAAGTGGAGGAGGTAAGAAAAAGTACCCGGTTTTAA